TTAAGTGTTTAAAATTAAAAAAACGAGAAACAAAGAAGGAAATTTTAAGTTAGAGATTCCTTCTTTTTTGTGATAGTTAGGTGAACCTTATAAATTGTCTTTCTTGTGACATCACGTTTCACGAAGTACAAAAGGAATTTGGATATTGATTATTATTATTATTATTATTACCAATAGGTTGAAGACAATGAAGAACATGATTTATATCATGGAAGGATCGAATGGGATAAGAATTTGTTTGATCAAGCTAAATATGTTTTTGATCAGGAGGATGACTACCTGGCAATCCCTAGTCAATATGATCTTAACGAAGACCAGATGTTAAAACAATTTTGCAACTTACTTTCAGAAGTAGATTGTACAAGTTGTTTACAAAGCATTCGAGGTACAGGCGCATTTAGATGCTTTAAATCATCGATACGGTTAATGGAGAAGTAATAGAAGCAGATCTATTCTACATTGACAAGAGAGGATTTACTAGAGCTGGATATTGAAAAGAGGGAGACAATCAGTATTAATTGATTGAAACACTGACATTATTGAAAAGCTTGATGTGGTAGAGTATAATGAACTTATAACTGTTTATAACTTTTAATATTCAATGAGGTTACATAAAGGACCACGATTTTTAGAACAGTAGGTGTTATATAATATGTATTTAGATGAATTTGAATTAGATTTACCGTATTTAGATCATGTAGATCATATAAAAAACATAATGAACGAACGAAATTGTGATTATTCAGATGCTAAAAAGATCGATTATGTTCAAACATGGAAAGATAAAAGAAGAATTTTTAATTTACATACGCGTTGTATGACTGCAATGTATGAAAGACTGTTTTCTAAATATAAAAACAGCAAATGCCAAAAAATTATTGTTGAATGTGTAGATACTTTATCTGAAGAGAAGAACATTATTAATTATTTAGGCACTTATACAGTTCAAGTTAAATTTGAGTATAATCGTTTTGTAAGAAAATCAAATTATGAAAAGAAAGTAAAAGCACTGAAATTATTAATTAGCGGGATCGAAAAAATTGTTAAATTTAACGATTGGAATATAGGACCGTTTTTAGATACTAGAGATCAAATAATTAATTATAATTATGAAAACGAATGGCTCTTTAAAAAACCATTAGTAAGTCCAAATAAAAAATATATTGCCGAAGTAATATGTATACATGAAGTAGACAATTTTATAATTAAATTAGTTGTCAAAGATCTAAAGAACAATTTAATCAAGTATGATTCCATTTATGAAAAACCACATGAATTCGCCTATGCGAAACATTTAGGCAAGCTTGAATGGAAATCAGAAACTGATGTGTGTTTAATTAATAGGGACGGTACAATAGTTTCAGTTGTTTCAATTAAAGAGTAGTATTATAGTTAAGAGTAGTCAACCGCTTTATTAAAGCATCTAAGATAGGAGATAAAATTGTGGACTTATATGAAGAAGTTTTATTAGCATTAGATAGTTATATGGAATTGAGTGAGAAGGAAACTGACAACATTTTTAATATTTTTACAAAAACATTTCCGATAACGAATTAGGGAACGGTTGATTGGTCTAGAATCAATAATAAGGTATGTATTCATTGATATAATGAACTACTTATAAAATTAGAAGAGTTAAATTTACTAAATGAGGACGTTTATATTTTATGGGATGATGGATCGTTACTAGCTATTAAATCTAAGTTAAAGCACATTATTTCAACTATTGATGATATAACCGCAGTTAGTTTTGACACATGGCTTTTTCATCCATCAATGCGTATTAGTATTGAATTTTATCATGAGAACGAGATCACTTTGGTTTTAAAGATAACTAGACTTATAGTTGCTAACTAAAGCTTTGTTAAAAGTAAAGTAGGGATAAGATGAATGAAAAAGAAATACTAGAAAAATTTAGAGATTTAGTCATCACCAGAGAGGAATTAGAAAACCACGGTGGGGAACATCTACTGAAAAAAATGGGTGAAGCGGTAGTCGTTTGTAATCAGCATATAATTAACTTATTAGACGGGTATATTCATGGAAGAGTAACTATAACAAGGATTTTAGAGTGGGTTAATACCATTTGGTTTTCTGATACTTTTGATTATTGTGATGAAGGTTGTGATTGTATAGCCAGTATTATGAATAGACTCGAAGAGCTTGATGAAGGATTTACTCTAGATAACGATGCTGCAAAAAATCTAGTTAGTGCATTAAAGAAGAATGTAGAAATATAGACTGATCAAAATACAAGAATAACTGGTATTCAAGCGGGAGGGTAAGATATGAGACTAGAAGTAAAAAGTAAAAGTTTTTAGCATTTAATTTTATTATGGATGAAAGTATCGTATTAGATGAAGAGCTTCTAAGAAATAAAAATCCAAAACTAATTTCAGATATCGAAGGAGAACTAGAAATAAATATAGATTCAGCAGTTTTCTTTAAAGAAAAGAACAGTCTACTTTTAGAGTTTGCTATAAATCATAATGATTGGATGATGTTAAATCGATGCAAAGAAAATATTAACTTTATTTATGATACAATGGACCATGATGAACCTGTAATTAAATTTATAAAAAAAGTAATGCAAATTACTGGGGAATAACCTCAGTTTGGTCATTAATGGAAAATGCACCAATATTTACATATAGGCAGATTCAAAATACAGTATTTGATTTTATCACAAAATTAAACATACAATTAAAAGAGTATTATGGGTTACAATTAAAGGACTTTGTAAATTAATCCTCAGAGTTAGATAAGATTTAACCTAATTAATCTCTGAACTATCCGGTAGTCATACCGACTTACTTCAATTTCAATAAGTATATACAGATAGTGCTGCTTGCCTATTCCATTACAGAAGGAGGATAAAAAGATGATCGACATTAAGCCGAATAGTCTTGAAAATATTTCACAACAAGTAGATCGACTTGAACAGAGGTTAAATTTAAAGTTACCACTTGACTATAAAGAATTCTTAATTAAAACGAATGGTGGTATTCCAGAAGATAACGTATTTATACATGCTGATCAGTCATTTTCCATTGATACTTTTTTTGGATTTGTAAGCAACGAAATAGATAATTTAAATAATCAGTTTAAAAACTTTCAAACTATATCAACTAATCATTATCTTCCGATTTGTCGCTTAGAGGGTGGAGACCTATTAGTAATTAATTTTAATGAACATGATTATGGCAATATAATGTTATGTGAACATGAAACTGATCAAATGATAAAAATAAGCGAAACCTTTGATACGTTTACTAAATTAGTCACCCCATACAATCCTACTTCAGGGGAGTTATCAGGGTATGAAGTCCTGGATGTCAAAATAGATCCAGACTTTTTAAAAGAACTAGAAGAGTATAAATAGACTGATTTACTATAAAATTTCTTAACATACAACCAAGCATTAAAAGTCAGTTATCTGGTTTTAATGCTTTTTACTTTTTATATCTTCTTACTAGCACCGACTATTTAAGATTATTCAAATGATTTAAATCTTACCTTTAAGAACATGAAAGTGATTTACAGCTTTTCTTTTAACTAACTACATCAGTCAGTTGCCACTTAATAAATAAATGATATTGTGATTTAAGAAAACAGACATTAAAAGTTAAAACCGAAATTTACCAAAAACACCTCAATTAGTACCAAGAAAAAGGCTTTTACGTGTAGATGGTAGTGTTAATCCACCACGTATTTATATGTTTAATGTATATACAGTACCTTTGGATTAATGAATGAAGGTTTGTGTATCTGACTATTAAGTACTTATTGTTTCTAAATGATTGATTAAAAAGGTATAATGTTGTAACATTAGAATATGAAAAAAAATGGGTGAGGGGTATCTAGAGGTAGTATTTTTAAAGTTGCTTTTAGTCAAGGTATCATTTGCCCTGGCTATTTTTTTATGAAAAGATAGTTAGACCAAAAAGTGTATTTAAATGGAGGAGAACTATGATTACAACCATACTAACATTTACAAGACAAAGTTCGGGATTAGGAGATCTAATTGGATACTTAATCGTATTTATCGTAGTATCGTTAATTATATTCTTAATTATGAGGGAAGTCGTAACATGGTACTGGAAAATTAACCGTATGATCGGGCTGCAAGAAAAACAGATCAAAAATCAAGAAGAACAATTAAAGTTAATGATACTTCAAGCAAATCTCTTAAAGGAACAAAATGCGATGTTAAGACAGGGATCTAAGAACGAGTAGTACTTGCTAACATAATATATTTATTGAACAAAGAATCTTTAGAATAACAACTATTACTAGACTAATAGTAAGTAATCTATTGCACTCACACTTGCTAGCGGAATATCGTATAGTTGTGCTTCTAGATGCTTGATTAAATCTTTAACTGTATAGAGCATTGATACTAAATTAAATATGTAAAAGAGCCTGCCTAATGTAGTTGAATTACTCAACGTTACTGAAGCAGGCTCTTTTACTTTCTAAAAAGCGTATTTGATCACTATTAGTTATCAAATGTACAGATAACGATTGACATACTATCAATTGATAGTTATAATAATAATACAACGGGCGGACTAGGAGGAGTGAATGTGAGTAATAAAATGATATCATCTGAAATTGAAGTCGAAGCATTTTTGAAAGAAATGAAAGAAATAATTGATTCTGTACCATTTAATGTAGCTACTGATTTAGAGATATTACCTAAAAAAAGAATGCAATCACCTATAGACCCTTATACTACTGTTAATACGTTGCTTGAACTAAATTTTGATAAAAACGATGTAGTAAATGAGTTTTTATTACTAGACAAGTCAGAATACATAGAGACATTCATTGACAATAAACATAGTAGTTTACCTCCTTTTTTACATTTGGTCGTATAATACAAGAAAAGAAGTATATATTAAACTAAAAATAAGAGATAGACAAAATAATAAGCTCTTTTGTGTATCCTTTCATTTTGCAAGATATCCTTTGCCGGTAGAACGACCTTATCGGTAATTACGATTATAAAAGGGAGTGTTATAAATGTATAATAATGATTATTTATTAAAAAAAATAGAGATAGAATGTCCATTTTGTAATCATGTTCACTTAGTTGAAAAACGAACAAGGCAAACACAGGCTTTAGTCAAAGGAGAAGTTGTAAATTATGAGGAAATATATTTTTTATGTGATGAATCGAAAGAGGAAGAAAATGAATTTATTCCAGCAGGTATAATGGATCAAAACCTCCTACAAGTACGGGATGCGTATCGTAAAGAAAAAAATTTATTAACTTCATCAGAAATTAAAGAAATAAGGGATTACTATGAATTATCCCAACGTGACTTCTCGGCTCTCTTAGGTTGGGGAGATGTTACTATAACTCGCTATGAGAGTAAGACAATTCAAGATGAAACATATGATGATATAATGAGAATGGTATTTGAGAATCCTATGTTTGCTTTAAAAAAACTTGATAAGCATAAAAATCGTTTTAAAGATCAAAAATTTAAAAAGATTAGAAATAAAATTATAGATAAGATTGAAAAATCAACTAGTTATCTAAAAAAAGAAGAAATTAAAAGTTTATACGTAAATTATATAGAAGAAAATGAATTCAATGGTTATAAGGAGATTGATATTGATAAAGTAGCTGATGTTATTGGTTATTTTGCTGCTACAGTAAATGATCTTTATAAGGTAAAACTTATGAAACTTTTATGGTATGCAGACTCTTTATACTATAAAAGGCATGGAAAATCGTTAACAGGGCTTGTCTATAAACATATGCCTTATGGAGCATTACCAATAGCTTTTAACCAAATTATAGATTTACCTACAGTTAGGATTGAAGAAAAACTATTATATAATGACTCAGTGAGTTACAAGATTGTCCCTAACAAAAACAAAAATATAAATTTATCTAATTTTTCATTGGAAGAAGTTGATGTTCTAAATGAAATAGCAATTAAATTCAAAGATTTTAATTCTAGAGAAATTGTAGAATATATGCATGATGAAAAAGCGTATAAAGAAATTATTCCATTTGAGATTATCCCATACAGTATATCTAAAGAATTAAAAGATCTAAGATAGAAAAAAATAGCATTGTCTTGCATATTCTGAAGATATTAAAAAAGAAAAAATTGAATATGAAAGTGTGATGTTTGCGATCGATCATTTATTTTCTCAAATAGATACAATTGTAGAATTGATCTAATAGGTCGAGACTACATACGGACAACTAACTGTATACATTATAAGAGAGCTTAATAGTATTGAATAAAAGGAGTTTTGACACATGACACAACCGGCAGATGTAACGAATTATATAATAGCATTTGTACATTTATATGGAATTTTACATAAACAAGAGGCAATTGAATTCTACAACATGTTGAATGACGAACCACTTGAAGGGTTAATTGAGATCGATGAGGAACGACTTAACGAAAAGTTCGTGGTAGAATACGGTGATTATTTTGTTGAGGAATCAATCGCTGAATTTGAAGGTGATTTCGAGGAGATAATGGAACAAAAAGTAGGGAAGCCCTACTATATTCCACCTAAAGAGGAGCTCTTTAACTACATCGATTCGTTTTACTATGAGAAACCCAAACAGTATGATGACCTACTAAACTATGTGGCAACGGCATTCTATGATGGAGACAAGGATCAAGCGGATTTTATCACTGAAGATATTATGGGATTTTGTAGATATGATTTTAAAATGAATTCAATCCTTGATGTGTTTGAAAGACAAGGAATCAAGTTTGAAGATGCAGAACAAGTAAAGGAAGTAACGCATTTAATTACAGAGTTACGAAATCATACGAGAATATGGGAACATAACGGTCATACAGCAGTTGAGATAGCAGAATCAGAAGCCCTTCAAAAGAAAAGTGATCCGATTCGTAAATCTAAAAAGATTGGTAGAAATGAACCATGCCCATGCGGTAGTGGGAATAAATATAATAAGTGTTGCTTGTAGAATGTGGATTTACACGGTAAGAGAATTCGATTTGAAATTAAAGTTTGAGTGGTCAGGACAATAAGATTTAGCTTGATTCTTACAAGATATACCGGTAGAAAGGAAGGAATGTTTTGAATACATCAGGGAAGGCTGTAAACTTAGAAGCACTTGCTGATACGATGGAGAATATGATAGAGGAGCATCTGTATTTACTACATAAACATACATATGAAATCGTAGATATTGATTATTATTATTATCAAGTGGTCGAAGAAAATGAGGAGCATGATCTATATCATGGAAGGCTCGATTGGGAAAAGAAAGTAATTGAACAAGCGAAAGATGTTTTTGAACATGAGGATGACTACCTGGCTATCCCTAATCAATATGATCTTAACGAATATCAGATGTTAAAAAAATTTTGTAACCTACTTTCAGAAGCAGATTGTACGAGTTGTCTACAAAGTATTCAAGGAAAGGGCGCGTTTAGACGATTTAAAGCATTCATTAGACATATTGGGCTAGAGAACGAATGGTACAAATTTAGATCGGAGAAAATAAAAGAGATTGCGACCCTATGGTGTAAAGCAAATGGCTTACCGTTTAACATATAAAAAGAAGTCAATAAAGACGATGCATACAGTAAAGATCATAAATTCATTTTTTAAAAGTTATACGAGTAGGGAAACTTGCTTGTATGGCTTTTTTTATGAAGAAAAAATTATAAAATATATAAGGATATCAATCAAACACCGAAAAAGGAACTTATAGTTAATCATGGTTCATTAACTCATAGTTTTATTTATACGTTCCAACATGATTTATTGAACAAAAAAAGTACTATCAATAGGGTTAAATGCTTAAATGATACAATTAATGCACCAATTAGTACATTAATTGTAGACAAAAAGTTTGTTATGTAGTACAATATATTAGAAAACGTAGTATTAGATAGAATAGGAGTGGTGCCATGAATCAGAATTATAACACGAACTATACGATGAGCGAAATTGAGGAGTTATTAGCTAAAGTAAAAAGATATGTAAGGGCAGAACAATTTATAGTCTCTCTGAATGCTAACAGGATCGAAAACCAACGGTTCATAGATGAATACCGCTTAACTAAGGAGCATCAAAAAGACATCTTACTAGGGATTGACGTTGTAGACTTTTGTTACTCTGTTCAAAACAGAAAACCTAGATATAGGCATGAAACGTTGTATGTATTTTGTCCTCAGAAAACATTATATAATGTGCTAGGTGAAGAAGAGGAAGTTGATATTTATATAAAATTTAATATTAGGGAGAATGCTAATAGTAACAATGTTATTACTATTTCGTTACACAAACCAAACAAGCCAATTACTTATCTATTTAGGTAAGTAATTGGAAAAGGTTAAGGTTTATAAGGAGGAACTATATTATGATTGAAAATCAAACGTATTGCGAATATTGTGAAAAAGATGTTGAATTTAGAACTAATAACGAACAAATAAGTTCTAATCTAAAGGGTGAAGAATACACCTATAATGGCAAAAAAGCATTTTGTAAGGAGTGTGAAAATGAAATTTATGTGCATGATGTAAATGATTATAATCTTGAAAAACTATATGATGAATTTAGAAAAAGCAACAATATTATTTCTTTAGATCAAATAAACGAAATCCCTGATAAATATAATATAGGGAAAAGACCGTTATCCTTACTTCTTGGTTGGGGTGAACAAACTTTCTCCCGTTATTTAAATGGAGATATGCCAACTCAACAATACTCTGAGATATTACAAAAGATTTATGATGATCCCGCATATTATTTGAATATATTAGAAAGTAATAAAGAAAACTTAAGATCTCCTAAAGCGTATGAAAAAAGTAAAGATGCTACTTTAAAATTATTAAAGAGTCCTTTGCAATCTGATTCTAATGCTAAAATAGACGAAGTTGTAAACTACTTAATATATAAATGTGAAGACATAACTCCTCTTGCTTTGCAAAAACTTTTATACTACGTTCAGGGCTTTTATTATGCATTTGTTGGTAGGTTTATCTTTGAAGAAGATTGTGAAGCTTGGGTACATGGTCCAGTGTATAAAGATATATATTTTAAATATAAAGAGTATAGATACGATCCAATCGATCAAAAATTTTCTGAAATTAATTTTGAGAATAGTCTTTCTGTATCAGAAAAAACTATAATTGATAGTGTGATTAAACATCTAAGTTGCTATAGTGGTAAAATGTTAGAATCGTTTACTCATTCAGAATCCCCATGGCTTCAAACTCGAGGTAATTTACCTTCAATTGCTTCTACCAATAAGAGAATCAATAAGAATTTGATTAGTCAATATTTTAAGGCGGTTAAAGAAAAAAATAATATGCTCAATCCTTCAGATATAGGAGAGTACAGTAGGAAAATGTTCTTCCATATTGATTAATTGTTTGTATACTTAAGAGAGTATTCGAAGAGTAACTATTAAAATTTAAGAGAATATTTTATAATAATCTAATAACTTAAGGGATTCATGGCAAAATTTCTTAACATAAAATTAAGCATTAAAAGTCAGCTATATGTCTTTTAATGCTTTTTATTTTTTCATTTCCTTGCTAGCACCCCGACTATTTAAAATTATTCAAAGTAATTTAAATCTTATCTTTAACAACATGAAAGTGATTCACAGCTTATCTTTTAACTAACCCACATTAGTCAGTTGCCACTTAATATAGAAATGATAGTGTGTAACATATTAGAGAAAACAGACATTATTAAAAGTTAAAACCGAAAACTACCATAACCTCCTCGATTAGTACCAAGAAATAGGCTTTTAATTGTAGACGTTAGTTTTAAATCTATCTAAGGAATCTACTATTGATTAATTTACACCAGGTAATGAATCAATTTATCCATACCTTAATGACTTAGTAACCTTTGAGTCTAATCATGATAGTGATAAGTTAAGAAAAAAAATTGGATGTATCTAATATTGGATTATATATAATAATAAAAATAATTATTCAGATCCTCTGGGTATAGTTGAATTAGTTTATGAAGATTTTGAATACACTAATAGTATTTTTTCACTGATTAGATCCATGCCTTCCGATGAGCTGGGTTTAGGTACAAAAAATTTAAATGAGGAACGGTTATATAAGAGATGGAGATTGTATTTAGAAAACAGTCAATCAGTCTCTAAAAGTAAAATAGATATTCTAAAAAACTAGTCATATTAAAATGGTATGATATTCTAATGATTTAGAAAATATAAATAAGGATATATGATAAACAATAGAAATGTATTATATAATTACCTATTATGAATAAAATAAGTTAAAATAGATGCTACTTTGTCATAAATCCTGACAATAGGTGTTTCCTTTTCAATCTATTTATTCTATAATAGAAGAAAGGAGTGAAGATTATGAAAACGATACACGAAAGACTAAAAGAATATAGAAAGATACTAGGACTTTCACAAAGCTATGTTGCAAAACAACTAGGGGTTGCCAGAACCACGATTACAGCGATTGAATCTGGACAGAGAAATGTACTTGCGAATGAATTAGAACTATTTTCAAATATATATGGTATTAGTGTTGACGAAATCCTATATGGTAGAAAATCAGAAGATGTGGAAACAAAGATGTTTGCTAGAGCATTCTCATCGTTATCAGAGAATGATAAGAAAGAAATCATGAATCTTATTGATTTTAAAAATAAATTAAAAGGGATGAGTTAATAAATGCTGAGAGATTTTAAATATGAAAAACACATAGATACTCCTCAGCAATTAGCCCAAAGAGTTATTGATAAGTTGAGAGAAGAAGATAAACTGAGTTTCCCAATAGATCCCTTTGAGTTATTGTCAATGAATGATATTGTATATCAATTCAGAGATTTTAAAGAGCTCGGAGGGATTTATATAGTTCCAGAAGATGAATATGATATTCCAATTGTAGGAATGTTAACAGACCAATTACAAGACAACGATTTACAGCAGCACATGAATTATGTCATAACTTAAAGGATCGTTCAACTAGTAACTGTCCTATTAATGGGAAAAAGAGTCAAGTCGAGAAATTTGCTGATCAATTTGCATCTGAGTTATTAATGCCAAGCGAATATTTTAAATATGAAGCAGAAAAGTACATTCAAAATGGCTATATTAGATTTGATGATATACTAAAGTTATCTGATTATTTTGGTGTAAGCTGTACATCTTGTGTGTTTACTGCAGCTTATAGGCATAATTTAATTGAAGGTGATACGTCAGCAAAGGAACTAAGGAAGAGAATAAGAAAATATAAACCTGATAAAAAAAGATTAAAATATGGAGTAAGCTTATATACACCTCAGATACAAGATCAAATTATAAATTCGTATACCTATTTTTTCAAACATGATTTAAATATAATATGGTTTTTATTTAAGCGTGATTACATTTATAATGAGAATAGAATTGAAGGCGGTAAACTTGAAGTTAGCGAAATTGCTGAAATCATTACCGATTTACGATTAAATAAACAAAATAGTAAGTATTGTAAAATAAATCATCAAGACGTTGTTGAAACAGCAGGGCAGTCAGCTTTGTACGATTATGTTTTTCAAACTACTGATGCTATTGATGCATACTCGATTCTCAAACTGCACAGAAAGTTATATCAGTATGCACCATACCCTGAATCTGGTGGAGTATTTAGACAGACTAATAATCTAGTGACACACTCAAATTTTGATACAACTGACTATAAAAAAATAATTACAGAAGTACAGAAAGTTGATCTTGATGTTAAAATGTTGGTCTCAGAAAAAGATTCTATTCCAGTATCTGAATTTATTGAAAGAGCACTTATAATTCATCATAGGTTTACTGTAATTCATCCATTTCATGATGGGAATGGTAGAGTATCTAGATTATTTTTAAATTGGCTGTTTAGACTTAAGGGATTGCCACCAGTATACTTGAAATATAAAGATAAAGAGCGATATTATGAGGCTCTCCAAAAAGCTGATAACGAAAATAATTATGAACCCTTGAAAGAGGTTTTCTATACAGAAATTATAAGAACAATGATTCAACTTTATGATGGTAGAAGAGTAACAGAAAATACTACAGTTAGTTATGCATAATAGTAGTTATTTTATTTTTTACTTACTTACTTACTTACGCTTTTTAATATATTTTTTTTGGCTCTGTTAGTGAACATTATAAGGCTAAACAGAATTGATTCTAATTAATTGTGAAAAATCTGCCATAAAAAAATAGCAAAATTCATTTATACTCAGAAAAACCGGGAACTAGTCTCGGTTTTTTTGCATGTATAAGACATTTCTTGACACAAGAAAAGGACTGCTTCAACAACCGCTTAGGGTTTTATTTTGAGATGCTCCTTTTGTTCTGTTAAATATAATTGTTTAAAAGCACCCAACTAATTTCAGGAGGCTACTTTAGCTCTTAATTGACAAACATGAAATTATATAATTAGTCGACATAGGGTTCAACTTGATCAGCTTTTTCGTAATCTCCTACAGCTCGATAAGAATAATATAATAAAGCATACGCTCTTTTTAGTTTAGTTTCAGGTATTTGATATTTGTCTAGAAGGTCTTCTAATAACCGAATGGTTTCATGTCTTTTTCCAATATAGAAGGAAGCATTCGCTAAATTCATTATTGCAGATTCAATATACGTAGCTTCATTTATATTATGATTCTTAAGAAGTTCTACCGTTTTTGTTCCATATTCATAGGCTTTATGAAGGTCTTTATGAATGAGGTTATGTTTTGTGAGTTGATGGTAAGCGCCTATTTGATCATAGAAACTAATGTTTGGATTCTTAATGATTTTCTCATTCACTCGAGTTAGCGTTTCGTAGTCCTCGAAGTGTGTGGCACAGTCAGTGAGCATGTTATACAATTCAGCGAGAACTCCTTCAAGTTTCTCAGCAACATTTTCGTACGTTTCTTCATGTTTATATTCAGTTAGTGCTTCTTCATAGAATTGTTCTGCCTTAAGAAAGTGCTTGTAAGCATCAGCTAGTTGATCACTTTTATAAAAAATAAAACCTATATTTAAATGAATTTTACCTGTAGTAGGGTTATTAAAACCAGTAGTCGCTTTCAAAATATCTAATACTTTATTTGCCTCAGTTATATACTGATCATACTTTTCTTTCTTTTTAAGTTTACTCATAATTTTCATTTGTTTTTTAAATCGTTTATATGCTTTTTTATCTTTCGTTAGTCGTTCAATTTCCTTCATACGATCCCCTCCATAAAACATTCTCCTTGTTCAATTATATCCATAATTATTACTGAATTAACAGGAAAGAGACATTTTAAATAATAAAAGTGGTTTACGATGTGATAAAAAAAATGAAATTTTAATACTTGTGAATGTTTTTAGAGTAATATGTTTTAATAGTGTATATTTTAGATGTTTAAATCATGATTACATTTAGTGGAAATAAAAGTTGACCTCTAATTTAAATGCCCATTATAAAATAACGCTTCGTTGTATATAACGTGTCATTTAATATAGCAAACGTCTAATATAATAGATTAGGTATGGTATGTAGATTTGTAACGTTAAAGCATAATACATGTTTTAGTCTGTAATCCCCGAATATATAGACTTGGTATTGTCTTTTACATTGGAAATAAAAACATAGATAGACAGAAGACTTCAGGATCATCTGTTATTCAACTTATATCCCGTATCCCGGTCATTTTCACCAAAATAAACAAGGATCATGACTTCGTATGACATTGTAAGCCCGCTTTTTACAACAATCGCTAAGTCATACATCTATGTATTTTCAACAATATTGTCA
This genomic window from Haloplasma contractile SSD-17B contains:
- a CDS encoding Fic family protein; translation: MTRQRFTAAHELCHNLKDRSTSNCPINGKKSQVEKFADQFASELLMPSEYFKYEAEKYIQNGYIRFDDILKLSDYFGVSCTSCVFTAAYRHNLIEGDTSAKELRKRIRKYKPDKKRLKYGVSLYTPQIQDQIINSYTYFFKHDLNIIWFLFKRDYIYNENRIEGGKLEVSEIAEIITDLRLNKQNSKYCKINHQDVVETAGQSALYDYVFQTTDAIDAYSILKLHRKLYQYAPYPESGGVFRQTNNLVTHSNFDTTDYKKIITEVQKVDLDVKMLVSEKDSIPVSEFIERALIIHHRFTVIHPFHDGNGRVSRLFLNWLFRLKGLPPVYLKYKDKERYYEALQKADNENNYEPLKEVFYTEIIRTMIQLYDGRRVTENTTVSYA